ttatgtgTTAGTTGAAATGTCAAAATGAGAAGATGAAAGACAAATAAAGTCCAAAGAAGTGTATGATGAAATGACAGAATGAGAAATATAACTATAATGGTAAGCAATTCTTTTTATATCAACTTAAAATTGGAGCAATAGACACCACCtgatattgaaaaaaaatccaaatacgTTGTCATCTGTCATAATATAGACAAACCAAGTTCATTAACTTTAGTtgcaaacaaaataaaaaatacatcaagttttaaaattatatagaagataatcaatatttttaatcttCAATTCATTTCATGTTGTGAAGACTCAATTCTTcttttttgattgtttttgttgtGTAGTACTCTCCTCCAAAATGTATGTCTTTGCCTTGATCTTTTTTCTTTGTTATTGCTCTTTCCTTTGAAACCTATaagatagaaaataaaaatattgttaaaGCAAACAACAACAttagaagaaaaagaaataaagattTAATTATACCTGTAACTGATTGGAAGTTATAAATTTCTTTCCCCATTTTTAAATCCATCTGTCTTACTTGTCATAAAGCTCGGTTCTGGTTCCTTTCCAGACCTTCTTTTTCCTATAACTATTACATTTTCTACTGTTGTTCTTGGCTgaagtttatttaaaaatataaaatcagaCCTTAAGAATACATATACAATAACTACACATATTGCCAAAAATAAAACACTTACATTGAGAGTTATGACATTATACTCATCTGTTTGCACACCATATCCATATGGATGCCTAATCTGAAGATCAGATATGGGTTTTGGGCCCTTAATAGCAATATCATAACAAACCTTTCTTTTTTTACTATAAGGAATCAGCTTTGGTTGCAAACTTGGTCTTGAAGCTTGTGAATATGAATGCTTACTAAGTGACGAGGCAGTATATTGATTTACATATGTTGTTGAATGACTTCTTGCGTAATAGTTAAACAAGCATATATTCACTTCAATTATAGATACTAAGGCTGTAAGCAAGTGTAAAGCATTCAACCAAATAACAAAACATGCAAGCtctatattataataaaaatgtaagATACTTACAAAATTTTCAAGTGAATGATCTTGTTGAGACTCAATTGGCTGCGACGCAACCACAACTTTTTCAGGAAGGTTAGGTTGATTTGCTTGGTATGAATTATTTTCTTTCACATACTTACATGTTTTCCTATTATGTCCAACCTGATAGCATCGTTGACAAGTCATTATTCTCCCATTTCTTGACAATTTATGTCCATTTCTTAGTTCATGCTCTTCCATTCTCCTTTTCTTTGCTGGTCTACCGGGCATCCTCCGATCAGGCGGTGGCTGTGGAGGATCATTATCTGTTTTCTTCCAAAATTTCTTACTATTCATGAGACTCATCATGAATGAGTATGCTTGCATGTATCTTTCTTTCCCAAAGTAGCTATGAACAAAATCCTCAGGATTTTTACCTTGGTGTTGTATTGCACAAACAACATGAACACAAGGAGTACCAGTTAAATCCCAACCTCTACATAGACACGTACGTTTTTTAAGGTCCACAGAgtatgtgtcacctttttactCAATCTCAAATGCATTATTACCATTATCTAGCAAGTGACATGAAGTGCTACCCAAACAACTTTCATAAAGTTTCTTTTTAATTCTAGGTCCAAAATCACATATCCATTTATCACAAGTATCTCGGTTCTTTCTAAGTCTATTCATCACCAATTTTCTAATATCCTCTAACATAGACAACACATTTTTTGACCTAGCATCTACAATTTGACCATTAAAGCTCTCAATCAAGTTGTTATCTACAATATCACACTTTACCTCAGTGTTAAAGTAGGCTCTACACCAGTGCCTAGGATGAGTACGTAGAATATCTTCAAACCCTTTTGGAGTTAACTTTTTTCAGCTCTTTCATGTTTTGTTCAAAATCAGGCATGTTGTTGGACTTTGCACAAATCCAAAACTGCTTTTGTAGTGGCTTTCCTTTCTGTTCCTTTCGCCAATTTGCATGCAAATGCCTTGCACAAAATCTGTGTTCTGCTTTTGGTAATAGAGTGCCTACTACATCCAATAATTCCTACCAAATCAAGAGaacaatatttaataaataacattaaataGAGGTAAatatttaagtttaaaaattagTCAAGATTACCTTTTGTTGATCTGTAACTAGTGTCCAGCCATCTTCATCTTCCAAATCTAAATCTTTTATCAACATTTTGATGAACCACTCCCAATTAGCATAATTCTCTCTATTGACAACAGACCAAGCgatgggaaacatttgattgTTTCCATCCCTACCAACAGCAGCTAAAATTTCTCCCTTTACAAGTCCTCTTAAATAGCATCCAtctaagccaaatatttttcgACATCCACCTAGAAACCCTTTCTTCAAACAATCAAAAGATATGTATAATCTATCAAAAATTGGAAGTTGGGCTTGAATAGGTTTATGTACTTTAATCGCAACCGTGTTTCGTGAATTTGATCTTTCTATTTCACCCAAAATAATCCCATAGTAAACCAAATTCTTCAAACACATCACCCTCGACTATCTTTATTGTTTTCACTTTTGCTCTTCTCATCTGTGTGAATGAAATATCCACTTTCAGGTCTGTCTTCACTAATTTAATGAGATCTGTGACTTTCATGGAAGCTATACAATGATACttattcaaataattttgaGCAAGCCACATACCTGTTACTCTTCTGTTAGTTGAGGTAATACCACAAGTGTGTCCTTCGATAAACGTCTTCACCATAAAAGCACTATTAGCCTTCTCTCTAGATGCATACAACACAAAAGGGCAAAATGTTTCCTTACATTTAAATCTGACTTGATCAGATGTGTTCCTAATTAACTTCAAATCCCTTTTTTCTTGAATTGAAAATCTTGTTACAACTTCTTTAAATTCTCCTGGTCCTTTAAATATCATGCCTAAACATATGTTTATCTTTTCAGCTTTTGAGTCAAACACGGGGAATCTACTTTTTCTCCTTACTGCATGGTCACAATCGCTACCATCTGTGCTTATTGCACTCCATTCATCATCAGAATCTAACTCATTCTCATTAGTGTCGTCTTCTTCGCCTCTCTGAAATGATGGTAGTGCACTTGCTTGTCTCGGAGGTTCATTAACCATAACATCCCCAATTCTTATCCTTCTGCTATTTGATTCTTTTACAGCATTCCTCGCTTCTTGTAACTCCTCATCATCATCAGATAGCCATTCACAATCAATTAAATATGGATCTTCTCCATTTTCTAGATTTACATCTTCAATTCCCACGTTTAAATCTTCAACGTGTTGTAACACAATGTTTGCACTATTTTCTGCATTTTCTTCTTGAACAGTTTCGTGATCTGTTGCTTCTTGACCATCCCAATTATTTTCTACACGATATGGTTCTCTGTCTCCTTCCTCATgtgcaataaaaatattttgtccaCTAAGAAGCTCTTCAGGAATTGTTCCTAATATCTCATCTTCAATTTCCTCACAATTTTCCTTTCCCAAACTGCCGAGAATGGCATTTATTTCTTCAACTAAAGAGGACTGAGTAGTTGTTACTCCGGACACCATTCCCACATTTTCTTTCTCATTCTTATCATTatcatttctttctttctcaGTGTTTGCATTTACTAAACCTGCTACTGTTGGACCACAATCATCTAATGTGATATCAAATATATCATTATCATCATTTCTTTGACTTTTCTTTGCTCCACTTTTTGCTACATTGTCATTTATACCTGTAGGAATTCTATGCTCAATAAAAATCTCTATTCTCTTgttgatttttaataaatgaataaaattagAGAATGAACCCTTATATAAAAATCTAAGCCATGTAATAGACTCGCTTCTGGTactttatagtgtatttttactAATTCTCTATGTAGCAGAAGCTTTTTAACAGCTGATTCTATGtaatttaaagaaattttttCCACATCTGCTACCTTTATATCTACTATTTCTCCACCAACATATAGTTGTCTTGCTTCCaaaccagtctctttaacaaaaAAGCcaccataaaaaaaataaaccacATGCTCATTCAtgctgataaaaaaataaaagaaaagaatagtCAAAACTCTAATATAGAATATTGATTAAAGTACCTAACATATGTacagaaaaatattaattaaagtaTGAATTTTTAAGAAAAGGAAGAATAAAGACAAAATATGTATACAATATTGTCACTTATCTAGCACATTCAAACATATGTCTATCTTGTATTAATATATAAAGAATATAAAGAGAGAGAGGGATAGAGTGAGaaagagtaaaaaattaaatagcatACCTTCAATGTAAGTAAATCGATTGAATTAGAAGCTCTTAGAAtcaaaatttggaaaataatctcAAAGTGACAAAACTTTAATCGGTAATTTGTCTTAgattaggttttgtttctttaaCTCATCGTCCCCAATTTAGTTTCTTTTAACCTAgcgtttttttacttttaagttCCAATATGGAACCTACATGGACATTAGGTGGAGTGATGATGTCACTAAAAACGTCCACGTCAACTTTTAGATACATAAAATCGGAGGAAACAACTCAAACGCTACCGGATTTAGTGTTTAGACACTTAATGGGGAAAGGGGCAAATACGCTCCTATGGTATATGATAAGTAGCAAGTAAgtctttaataaattttaaatctcaATTAACCGCTTAATGTTTTGGAGTTGGAGCATATAAGCCCTTGTTAGTAACAGATGTTAGACGGTGTGAATTTTTATCTACGTGTGAAAGTAAATACTGATACAAAACATGAGTTGGCATTTTAAATGACAAAATTGCCATGCTATCCCTTTCTTTCCTACtacttctctttaaaaaaacACTGTGGCTCCTTCATCAGTTCTTTCATAACTATTGAACAGGAACTAACCCTTTCTCGCTTAACATGATATTTAAATGCATCAATAACATATTCAGTTggacaatttttattttggtatgATTTGTTTAAAACTAGTAAATATGGTAACAAgtactttttatttcaatttctaTGGAATCAACCAAAATTATGCAGCAATTATACACTCCCACCGCTCTGCCATTGAGTCTCCATATAAAAATCAGCAACAAAACCATAGTAATAACAAGGACCCCCAAAGATGAGAATTTTAATCAAAACGTGCATATGGGTTTAAGATGGCGAACAGCAGCAACAACTGCAGGTTAATAGATCAATCAAACTAAGGCCAATTTAGACAAACAAATACCCATTTTTTCACATTCCTTTAAACAAATCCCCACATCCATAACAAAAAGATTAACAATGAAATCCAGCTTTCATGGGATTCAAACGGTTAGAACTTTCGTGAAATATAGCCAGCGTCCCATTTTTGATCCGCGACCACCGCCCGAGACCGGAGCATCGATGGATAATGATTTTTGGCTGAAGCAGCGGCGAAGATCGATACATCATATGTGGCCATGTCCTATGAGAACACCACCTGAATGAAGACTGATAGAGAATTCATCGGTGGTTGTGGTGGCCATTGAGCGGGATATAACTGGTGAGATAGATAAAATTGTTGCGGTGGTGATAGATAGGTAAGAAAACGAGACAGGGAACAGATGAATgaaaaatttaaggattttaatttattttcttatttgtttattatattatcatGAAAAAATTAGCCATGTCAGGATTGTTTTCTATGTTGACTTACACATTTGACTATACACGTAGGATGAATATAACGGGATTGTGCTAAAAATTAACTTAGTTAACAGCATGGGCTTATATGGTctaactttaaaacgttaagtgGCTATTTGAGATCGAAAATTCAGTAAGGGCTTACTTGTTCCCCGTCATATACCATAGGGGCATATTTGCCCCTTTTCCCGAcacttaattgataaaaaaaatttaataaacactGAACGACTTATTTTCAAATAGTTGAGACACCAAATTTGTAATTTTGTCTTTAATATTTGACCACAACAGTTGACTGATTGACTAGTGTTGACCGTCGACCATTGACCAGTGTTGACCGCCGACCGCCGGTCCGATCGCCGTTGACCGCCGGTCCGACCACCGTTTACCGCCGACCGCCGCCGTTGACCGCTGGTCCAACCACCATCCCCTAACTGGTCAGACCATTCCCCAACTGGTCAGACCATTTTTGGTCCAACCGCCACCTATTCCCTTATTCATTAACTCTTGATGAGGGGTAAAATTGGCTTATAAATGTTTCgaggtataaatgaaaagatggaaaataaaatgagagatatctgcatataattttttttttgagtcgCTTACGTagacttttataaatattgagatatagggtgtaatttcctctaaaaTATATGGaatattttgtgtatatatatacaagCCCATTCAGTTTTAACTAACTTTGttgtttctcaatttttttaggaAGGCGGAACTGACTTTGAAGACaatttccaaacgttttattttctaaaagtttattttgctaaaaatatgTTGAGTATTTTAAACTTTCCAATTCCGCAGTAGACTTGTGCGGTCTTTAGCTCTAATGTTTGTACACTATATGCAACATCTTTTATGAATGTTAAAAAGGTTGAGTGTGAACATGTATAAAAAGCTGAATATGAGATGTGAAACAAGACATAGTTTTGATAACTCCCACGAAGACGAGGAAGCAATgtgaacaaaaagaaaaagataatatTCGGAGCTACCATTTTCATTCTCCAGTGATTGTCTCGGATCGAAAAATTGGACTGTGACAGTTTAATTCGAATTCTAAATAGTCGAATTAATTACTTATTGTAATCTGAGTATAAAAATACTTCATTCGATATAGTCGCGAGCCTATTTAAATTTTAGCTAATTATTTTACCAcctatttaattatatatttgcaATAATATTTTGAGTCTTAAATtaaggtttgatttttaaattttttatagataGAGGAGTCTAGTCTAGTTTGAGTTTCAACTATTCTATCGAGTTAAAATCGAACTCTATTTATAGAAAtgtcatatttttttatgttagagCATCTCTAATTATACTCTTTATTATAAAGTGtatttcattaaataaatagcattttaaaaataaaaatgaatatttttaatCCAATGGAATATGTAataaaaactctttattttattttattttcacaaatattgataaatttaactttatatttattttattgtttttctattattgttttttgcgcataaatgtataattaaaagaaataaattttaaagagtaAATAAAGTACTATAAATGTatgattaaaagaaataaattttaaagagtaAATAAAGTACTATAAATGTatgattaaaagaaataaatttaaaagataaaatagataaatttgCATGTTGGCCGTCTATTCATAGAGACACTCTTACAAATTAAGAAGAGTATAAATAGATGATATATAAACTCaacaacaaagaaaagtgtAACAGAAAGAGCAGGTTCTTAGTTATCACTTACCCACCCCTTCTTTGCTTAGGTCGGTGATCTTCAAAAGACCAGAAAAATTATTCATCGCTCTTCAACAAGTTTAGTTTCTTCTAATTTAGATCAATGGCTCTACCAATACCTCCTCTGGATTTTGAAATAATGAGTATGCCCATGTTCTTTGATCTAAACCCTAACACCTTTTTCCAAGGAATCCAAGAAGTTGACGTCCAGGCTACCAAACGCAAACTCCATCCGAATTTTGACGCAGCCTTTAAAGGTATGCAATATTCTTTCTGCTATTTTTTTTTGCTATTCATAAATAGtattagggtttttttttttagttttgaaaaCCCTAACGCGTGAAAATCAAGAAAGATTGACAAAATCTTTTTGAAACCCTAATTCTAAACAGCTTTCTTCTGTTTGCAGAGAAGAAAGTTGAAGTGGACGAGGCCTCTTTAGAGAAGAAACTGCAGGCCACCAGACGTAAACTCCATGCGAATTATGATGCGGCGTTTAAGGGTAAGTACTATATTTCTATTTCGTTTCTTGCTATGTATAAATAGTATTGGATTTCTTTTGGGTTCTGAAAACCCTAATGCGTGAAAAGCAAGAAAGACTTAGAAACTTTGTTTGAaccataattttaaataattttcttttctgTTTGCAGAGAAAAGGCAGAAGAAGACTCAGTCCATTTGCTTGGAAGATTTGCCAAAACCTTCTCCTCTCAAGCCCTCAAAGATCAATGGTGCAAGAAAATCTTACGGGATGCGCCGCGTTGTAATTTGCTGAAATTAGTTTTAGTTACTTGTTTATCTACATTCTTGTAGTTTTCGATTCTTTATATTTGTTACAGTACAAATTTAACCATATATGAAATTTGTTAGTTTCCAAGTTCCATTGTTAAATCTAGTAGGAAATTCTCAGTCTTTCAAATAaacatttgtttacaaacatgacttttttttttgaaaagaatatAATTTGATCTTACATGTTTccatatttaattttacttttcttGGCTGTCTACTTTTCTGGTTGGCTGCTTCACTGGGACTTCATATATTGGTTCTTATTACGATATGttgattcaatttatttaatgaGTGTTTACATGATATAGACACATTTTTAGGCTTCAAACTGTAATGTAAATTCTCTGAGTTTTCCGATGAGTTGGGGAGTTCAAATCCTTTTATAGGGTTTTAGTTCTTATAGTTGTTTGTTAATTTTGTTCAAAAGTCTATAAGAAGTAAAATCGGTAGTgtcataaaacaaatataacccAAAACCCCATCTCCTTTGCCATTGAGTACCAAGACTCGAACCAACATATAAAAAAAGGTCTTATGGAAATATATAGAGCtcaaaaagaagaagagagatAATTACAAAAGCACAGAAAATGGCTCTTCAACTATAATGatgattgatattttaatatctatctttagtaaaaaaaataaaaaaaaacccagTTTCAATTTTAAGTGTTAAGCAAAGCCATAACTGAtaatagataattaattatacCATCATCACATAGTGTGTAGCTAAAAAGAAACACTCAGCCATTTTCGGTAACGAAACTAGCAAAAGCGGGAGGGACTTTGCGGAATGATCTTGGAGGATGGGTTGGCAGTTTTTCAACTACCATCGGGGAAGGGTCTGTCCTTGAAGCTAA
This region of Mercurialis annua linkage group LG1-X, ddMerAnnu1.2, whole genome shotgun sequence genomic DNA includes:
- the LOC126669464 gene encoding uncharacterized protein LOC126669464 → MNNFSGLLKITDLSKEGVETGLEARQLYVGGEIVDIKVADVEKISLNYIESAVKKLLLHRELVKIHYKVPEASINDNVAKSGAKKSQRNDDNDIFDITLDDCGPTVAGLVNANTEKERNDNDKNEKENVGMVSGVTTTQSSLVEEINAILGSLGKENCEEIEDEILGTIPEELLSGQNIFIAHEEGDREPYRVENNWDGQEATDHETVQEENAENSANIVLQHVEDLNVGIEDVNLENGEDPYLIDCEWLSDDDEELQEARNAVKESNSRRIRIGDVMVNEPPRQASALPSFQRGEEDDTNENELDSDDEWSAISTDGSDCDHAVRRKSRFPVFDSKAEKINICLGMIFKGPGEFKEVVTRFSIQEKRDLKLIRNTSDQVRFKCKETFCPFVLYASREKANSAFMVKTFIEGHTCGITSTNRRVTGMWLAQNYLNKYHCIASMKVTDLIKLVKTDLKVDISFTQMRRAKVKTIKIVEGDVFEEFGLLWDYFG